One Fusarium poae strain DAOMC 252244 chromosome 4, whole genome shotgun sequence DNA window includes the following coding sequences:
- the TIM50 gene encoding mitochondrial inner membrane protein required for protein import (TransMembrane:1 (i158-178o)~BUSCO:26337at5125), with the protein MLSRVAQASRLGLMTARLSQPVASPSLRAIPATAPHFASPWLRSYSKRSSGQPPKDSKQKPSKAQNDTEAAKTPEKPAENDVNKASEQSPDAPKEGEQIPFHKLPDLTQGIPSTLFEEMGGDKKKEQQALQELEEAESKGGERDRSEYVSTSERNRKWWTRFMLTATAAGGTLSLLYMGRNWEDNIEAERHSDIPNGPGPGLWWKRAKARMTESVTYYQEPAFEKLLPDPDPTFERPYTLCLSLDDLLIHSEWTREHGWRIAKRPGVDYFIRYLSQYYELVLFTSTPYATGEPVMRKLDPFRLILWPLYREATKFEDGEIVKDLSYLNRDLSKVIIIDTNAKHVRNQPDNAIILDPWKGDRNDKNLVNLIPFLEYIHTMQYADVRKVIKSFDGKDIPTEFARREAIARKEFQAKQLAHKHRHGSGVGALGSMLGLNPSNMNMMVSPDGEQNPAEAFAQGKMLQDVARERGQRNYLELEKQIRENGEKWLKEEAAMMEAAQKEAMNSMMGSFGGWFGGNNPPEKKA; encoded by the exons ATGTTGTCTAGAGTAGCCCAGGCTTCCCGCTTGGGCTTGATGACAGCTCGTCTGTCACAGCCCGTCGCATCTCCCTCTCTCCGAGCGATTCCCGCTACTGCTCCTCACTTTGCCTCGCCATGGCTCCGATCATACTCCAAGCGTTCATCCGGTCAACCGCCCAAAGATTCGAAACAGAAGCCTTCGAAAGCCCAAAATGATACTGAGGCCGCAAAGACGCCAGAGAAGCCCGCCGAGAATGACGTTAACAAGGCTAGCGAGCAATCGCCCGATGCTCCCAAAGAGGGGGAGCAAATACCTTTCCACAAGCTCCCCGACTTGACACAAGGTATTCCTTCAACACTTTTTGAGGAGATGGGAGgcgataagaagaaggagcaaCAGGCTCTTCAAGAATTGGAGGAGGCCGAATCCAAAGGTGGCGAGCGGGACCGCTCGGAATACGTCTCTACTTCTGAGCGAAACCGCAAGTGGTGGACAAGATTTATGCTTACTGCGACCGCTGCTGGTGGTACACTGAGTCTTCTATATATGGGCCGCAACTGGGAGGATAACATCGAAGCTGAGCGTCACTCTGATATTCCCAACGGCCCTGGTCCTGGATTGTGGTGGAAGCGTGCCAAGGCCCGTATGACCGAGTCCGTTACTTACTACCAGGAGCCCGCCTTCGAGAAGCTCTTGCCCGATCCCGACCCTACTTTCGAGCGCCCTTATACCCTCTGCTTGAGCTTGGACGACCTCCTCATCCACAGCGAGTGGACTCGTGAGCACGGTTGGAGAATCGCTAAGCGACCTGGTGTGGACTACTTTATTCGATACCTAAGCCAGTACTACGAGCTGGTTCTCTTTACTTCCACCCCCTACGCTACTGGTGAGCCTGTCATGAGGAAATTGGATCCTTTCCGCTTGATCTTGTGGCCCCTCTACCGAGAGGCTACCAAATTTGAGGATGGAGAGATCGTCAAG GACCTCTCCTATCTTAACCGTGACCTGTCCAAGGTAATCATCATCGACACCAATGCCAAGCATGTCCGCAACCAGCCCGACAACGCCATTATTCTTGACCCTTGGAAGGGTGACCGAAACGACAAGAACCTCGTCAACCTCATTCCCTTCCTCGAGTACATCCACACAATGCAGTATGCCGATGTCCGCAAGGTGATCAAGTCTTTCGACGGCAAGGATATCCCCACCGAGTTCGCCCGTCGTGAGGCTATTGCCCGCAAGGAGTTCCAGGCCAAGCAGCTCGCTCACAAGCATAGACATGGCTCTGGTGTTGGTGCCCTGGGCAGCATGCTAGGCCTCAACCCCAGCAACATGAACATGATGGTGTCTCCCGACGGCGAGCAGAACCCCGCTGAGGCTTTCGCCCAAGGCAAGATGTTGCAGGACGTTGCCCGTGAGCGTGGCCAGAGGAACTACTTggagcttgagaagcagaTCCGCGAGAACGGAGAGAAGTGGctcaaggaagaggctgcgATGATGGAGGCTGCCCAGAAGGAGGCCATGAACAGCATGATGGGCTCTTTCGGAGGTTGGTTCGGTGGGAACAACCCacccgagaagaaggccTAA
- a CDS encoding hypothetical protein (SECRETED:SignalP(1-17)~CAZy:CE16): MLSSWIVGLCASSLAHALPVSDYAATKVPRLIVFGDSFSDNGNGSWIVSNGTWPVDPAYYRHSFSNGLKWNDLVAKDLGFELINLATGGATTNNDFVAGGTGSESTISVPSAADQVLSFLSWDKPSTDDIFVHWIGANDILFNTSITGEQVTSLINENVDRLYHAGAKKIILANYLKATTFPATYNSPDYDIPSVEVYSSDLTQGLKNIAAAYSAYAQTAVVDVGGLFKDITSDPEAYGFEDKYLNPPTACLTGVYTSEGIPRHLCSDPEKHVFFDSYHPGKEVHALIAELFEQKIHQMSV, encoded by the exons ATGTTGAGTTCTTGGATAGTAGGCCTTTGTGCCAGTTCTTTGGCGCATGCACTTCCTGTCTCCGATTACGCCGCTACCAAAGTCCCGCGCCTCATCGTTTTCGGGGACAGCTTCAGCGACAACGGAAACGGCTCTTGGATAGTCAGCAATGGTACATGGCCGGTAGACCCGGCTTATTACAGACATTCGTTCTC AAATGGGCTCAAATGGAACGATCTAGTGGCCAAAGATCTTGGTTTTGAGCTGATTAATCTCGCAACTGGTGGAGCGACGACCAACAACGACTTCGTCGCCGGAGGTACGGGTTCCGAGTCGACGATTTCTGTTCCTTCGGCCGCAGACCAAGTTTTGTCATTCCTATCATGGGATAAGCCGTCAACCGATGATATCTTTGTTCATTGGATTGGCGCCAATGATATCCTGTTTAATACGAGCATTACTGGAGAACAGGTTACGAGCCTGATCAACGAGAATGTCGATAGATTGTATCATGCCG GCGCAAAGAAGATCATCCTCGCCAACTATCTCAAAGCCACAACCTTCCCAGCAACTTACAACTCGCCCGATTATGACATCCCTAGCGTCGAAGTATACAGTAGCGATCTCACACAAGGCCTCAAAAACATTGCTGCCGCTTATTCTGCCTATGCTCAGACAGCTGTGGTCGACGTGGGAGGCTTGTTCAAAGATATAACCTCAGATCCCGAAGCTTATGGATTTGAGGATAAGTATCTGAACCCGCCCACAGCGTGTCTTACTGGTGTTTACACGAGCGAGGGTATACCACGGCACTTGTGTAGTGATCCAGAGAAGCATGTGTTCTTTGACTCGTATCACCCTGGGAAGGAAGTGCATGCGTTGATTGCGGAGTTGTTTGAACAAAAGATTCACCAGATGTCGGTCTGA